Within Lolium rigidum isolate FL_2022 chromosome 5, APGP_CSIRO_Lrig_0.1, whole genome shotgun sequence, the genomic segment GGCTCATTTTATACCATGctcccgaacggatgatgcttcacatatcgactccttgttttttttagggaaattgtgagactccacggtgtaccaagaagcattgttTCGGACCGCGatgtcaagttcatgagctacctttggaagacactaatggccaagttcaacgtcaagcttttgttctcatcatcctcgcacccccaaaccgatgggcaaaccgaagtggtgaaccaAAGCCTCTCCACACTACTACGAGTACTTGTCAAGAAGGATTTGAAAgcatgggaagattgcatcccgcatgcggagttcgcctacaaccacgCCAAGCACTCTATAACAATGAGAAGTCCCTTCATGGTAGTATATGGGTTTGAGCCACCTACGGCGATCGACCTACTTCCTCTTccgctacatgagcaagtaaacatgaacatcgaaaagCGACCCCAATACATGAAGAAGCTCcatgaagatacaagggcaacaaTCGAGCAACAAGTCCTTCGTCAAGCAACTAGAATCAACatgaagaagaaggaaaggatctttaatgaaggagacctagtgtggaTACACCTTCGTAAAGACCGCTTTCCTCAAGAACGCAACTCCAAGCTAAAGCCccgaggagatggtcccttcaaggtcctcaagcgcatcaacaacaatgcctacatcatcgacataccaacatccaagtacctggtgagcaacacattcaatgtgtcggatctttcaccctatcatggagatgaggataaCATAGAGTCGAGGATGACTCTCTCgcaaggggggagatgatacggggtggcttttggacacctcctcctcaagaccgacaagccctcctcgtggcccaatgacacgagctcgggccaaagccatacaccaagaggtgaattcgctcctttccacatATACATTGAACACctcattggatggaatgctacctcatgcaaaTGCTATATGTGTCATCAGGTACAAAGCTCACCAAGGaactggagaagaagaaggaccgcTGCTAACGGAGGAGACAGtccagggccggcactgccgccacctACAGGCCGGCACTGTCGCCCAGAGCACCCCGACACTGCCGGCCGAAAtagcccggcactgccggccggagcaccccggcactgccggcctgatgCCTTCGACGCCAAGATCAGCCCCAGGCCGGCATTGCCGCCCCAGAACCACCGGCACTGTTGGCCCCTCAAAGTCAATTACATCTGGACCGTTCAATTAAATCATGTGGCTGTGTACTTTTCGCAAATGACTAAGTTACCCCTCCCTAGATCTGGGCTATATATATGTTTGCTCCAGCCACGAATTAGGGTTAgattagaaccaagaagaacttGAGCTTTGCTCTTACCCCTTGAGGGAAACCCTACCATAGATCCTAGACCTTGTATCACTCGATCACCTTGTCGAATCcttgtgatctctttggtgacttctatcaatcgttggtcttttgcttgcacttctaccttttgggtctttgcttgcacttctatcaaccttggtatttcacccttctagatctctcgggttcgattcgtcgatctctttgcgggacttctaccggaaggtcttttcctgccacctctatcgagttggtggttcgggccaacgaggacaaaccaatttgtgtgcgtgtgtgagcTTGTATCCCCCGAATCccccttcgtgttcttcgcgttcttccaCCTTCCCCCACGaaatccacccaaatccgtgaagatcgggcacacccatgggcttagcccttatcaccgTGAAACCGTTTTTGTCCACCCTTATCCACCAGCTAGGTAGCTGATCATCATTAGAGGGATTGAAATGTCGATGTTTAGATCAGAGAAACATCTGAAGCAAACTTTCCTCGAGTAAACACATTGCATCAAGATGTGCccaacattgtcctcttgaggacACAGATAGCATTCTTCACTTTGTTATTGCAGCTTCTACGAACTCTAAAATCTGAAGTCGAAAGCGTGTGTTGCAGAGCTAGCCAGGTAAAAGTTTTACAACTCACCGGATATCTGTGTTGGAGGCCCTCCAGGACCCCTCCCTCACCCTCCCGCACACCCCTCTCAAACCCTAACGCgcctcccaccgccgccgccggtggcaccaccgggcaaagcccgcggggcgtggcggcggcggtggcctttCCTCGTTGCCGTGCTAGGGACGGCGGCCAAGTTTCCTTCTCGACGCCGTGGCACACCAGTCGCGGATGGTGGTGGGAGGCGCCCAGACCTGGATCTGCGTTGCGGGCTCCCCGCCTCCCGTTGCCtcctcgccgcgacacaccggtggtggctggtggtgggcggcggccagatccTTGATCTGCGCCGCTGCcccgcgcctctcgccggtgcgtggaggtgatcttgggcttctccctcGGCACAAGGTCGCCCGGGGTAGAAGCCCGAGGTtcgacggcggaggcggccctcttcttcgccggagatggttggcttgcagatggtggtggtgggtctTTTGATCTGTCACCATGtcccggcggcgaggtggagagGCGTGCAAGCCGGCGATGGCTGAGGAAGGCATAACCATCCTtgatgtcgccggtggagggctggCGTTCGGCTGCGGCAGTGCCCAAgcgtgtgcggtgtctccggactacgcgatctgcacttggtgtctccggcggcaaccttggccatcttgggatggtcgccggcgtgggggcccgacctgaataaaggcggcggtcctagggactCTCTTGGGTGAAGATGAAGACTTACCTGGGGTTTGCCCTTCTCGATCTGGCAGGAGAGTTGAGTTTCGGAATGCGCCGCTGGCAAATGTAACAGTGCCTtttttgcccggagtttgctggatcggtggtatttggtcgtgcgcacccatgcttttattccagccgattggttctggagggagcggcgcgaagctctgttctgtgttggcaTCAAGAGACATTTGGTCCATGATGCGGTCAGAAGAAGGGAATAACATGAAGGCCGGAGTGGAGGACTagttaagggaggttcaagtctccgcgccgttgagggacttgcttggtgttccgggctctgCAACAGTGGCatggaagtgggggcggcagcacaggtgaagtttagagtcccacctttcagggtgaaaacccaaagtctgaccttaactggttgtgcttggcaatgatcttgttggaggcattgttttgagagcggggactattttcagggtaaaaacctaagatctttggtcggacgatgacggtgctggtgcaccgttcccttcttggaggcgtcgtttttggagattctgtattttaggtgttgtcttggtggtgggtgtattgttgttgctagaccTAGGATGTTATAGCGGGACTtctgtttcttagttttttttctattgtttggctgtgtgcatccatactgccaataggtgttgcgttgttgcagaggctaagtttaattggtatattttgatattaatatattctttttatCGGAAAAAAAGAGGACTACTGAAAAGGTAGATTTTCTTAGGTCGACGAGCCGCTTAGATTTACTTTGAGCACTCCATTAAAACTAGTCATGACTCATGACTCTCTACCCTACAGAAACAACTTATAAAACTCACCAATTAAATCCAAACTCGAAATCAACCAATTAGAGATTTTATTCGGTCGATGAACCACTTGGATTTATTTTGAGCACTCCCTTAAAACTAGTAGCCACGACGGTGTACCCTACACCAATAATTATCAGAACTCTCGTCGCATGAACCTGATGGAGACATACCCCCTCCAACAAAAATAACGCGGGAAATGTCCTCATCCGGGTTAGCAATTAGCATCGCCCCGACCCCGGCCCCGCGGGCTACCTTTGGCCGGAGACTTTTCTCGTCATTTCACTGACTCTATTCAATTCCCATCCCGCACCCTCCGGTTCACACACGATCCGAAGTCCAAACCAAACCTCCCCATCACTGTCAGCGCCCGGGTTATGCATCTGTCCCGAACCCGGCCCCGGGTAGGGTTTCCTAGCTGTGCCCGGAGAATGCCTTCCTTCCTCTCTCCCCTCCTCAGCTTATATAAAGTCCACTGCGCTGGCTCGATTCCTATACCCGCTGCCACACACAATCCAGGCTTACCAGCACCGTCCTCCCCCAACATCTTCTCCAGCCAAACCTTCAAGCCCCGATCACTCTATGGGATCCCTGTCCGTTCCGATGGAAAATTGGCAGCAGGATTACCCTGCCCTGAATACTGACCCTTCCGGCGCCGACCATCTGAAGATGATAGAGCACCTCCGCCAAATAAGGGCGGGGCCGGTGGTTGAGGAACTCGACATCACTAAGCTGCCCCCATGGGATCTCCGCCGGTGCTTCCCCTTATTGAGCAAGCACTTGCTAGGGACGAGGGCGAAGGAATGGGAGACACAGCATGGGCCGTGGAAGTTCAAAACAGGCTCGTTCTCCGTCGTGCTGGGCGGGCACGACATGTTGTCCGTGGGCGCGAAGAGGACCATGGAGTTCTACCAAAATGGTACTGCTACGGATTGGGCCATGGATCAATACTTCGGGCTGGCACGCATGATGGGTCGCCTTGTGATGGAGGTAAGCATATATGCCATGTCAATTTGGGTTATTTGATTATTCAACTGTTTTATTTGCTGTTTTGTGGAGGAATCTAGGAACTCTTTAGTATCGGTTATATAACCTAGCTTTGATTGTAGGACGATGTGACGCTTTGCCATGTATACCAGCAGAAACGCAAAGGTAAAGTCCTCTTGTGTCTTCCTAATCTGAATGAATTATAGAAAGTTTCAGTATATATTAGAGTAACGCACCGGTCAGTTTACCCTTCGGATGCTGCTGCCTCTGCAGGGCCGCTCACTGAAAGAGAGTATTCAGCTCCCATGGAAAACCTCGGGGGTAATTTTGCGATTGAAGGGTATGACGTGGGTACGTTTTCAGTTCGTTTCATAATACTACTAACACTGTATTATTTTTCTGAAACAATGGTTTGAAAATTAAGTTTCTGTTAAGTTATGTTGGTGTCTATCTCTCTGTTCTTCTCTAGCTGAACTTTCTTCATTGAGTTGAATATTGAAATACGTGTCATTTTCTCCCTCGTCATTAGATGCATTGCTAGCCTGTCTTCCGCCATCCTTCCATGAGAACAGGACAAACCAGAATCACCAAGCGGCAAACAATCAGGAGGCTGCTGTACTACCGAAGCCAAAGCGCAAATCAGATGTTTGGAATGATTTCACCGAGATATATGTGAAAGATCTTGATGGCAAACTCAAACAAGAGTACGCGATGTGCAACTTCTGCCACATGCTGCTAATAGCTCCATCAAGTCACGGCACAAACACCCTATGGAAACACACTGGATCCTGCCGATGCAAACGCCAAACCCAGTAGCAACCAACACTGGATTGTGTGTTGTGCAATGCTAGACTAGGCTAGAGTAGATGTGCAGGGAGGGGAACTCTCCCTGTTTTAAATATGAAAACAGGACGAGGTTTTCCCCCAGAAAACACATGACGTACGCATCTCGACGCGTCCGAGTCCTGCAGTAGACGCGGACGCATCTAGATACGGAATATTTGATTTGGGGGTTTTTACTCGTTCGAAAAAATTTGTACTCGTATTTTCTTTTTATGAATTTGTTTGTTGAATGAAATCATTTAATCTGAGTTTCGAACCGGAGCGCACAGCTTGCGCTGCTGATAGATTGAAGATACTTTGATTCTCATCGTCGATCTATAGTCCAAACATGGCAGAAAAGGCGTTCTCACTGAGTCAACATGTGATTGCTGGAACTTCCCATGAGAACTTACGCATATGTGTCCACTACACAGGCATGATGACGCATAATAAGCACAATAAATAGGCTCAGATTGCAAAGGGAGAAGACAGAAAATGCTCCTTACAAGCAGAGGATAAAATCATAATCATTATTTCGTTTTGACTTCGGTAAAGTATCTGTACGAACTGTTAAGTATATTTCTTGTATTTGTAAGTATTTGATTCCTATCAAAGTTGGCCAATTAGTGCTTCGTGGGTTCACAAGATTGTTGTCAAATTGGACATGCCTCATTTAGTATTTCCTGCGACGTTTAAAAAGAATATGGACGGCTTGGACTCATGCGCACTCGGTCATACaacttagtttttttttgaagGAAAGGCAAAATATTAGATTCGACAAAAGCCTACTCTCCCGCAATGAGGTGACCCAAGTGTTTGGCGGCTGCGACCACCCAAGTTCTAGCTTCCGATTTGAATTCGATCGAAGATGATGGTGGGTATGGTGCTCATGTGCTTGAAGGTTCTTGCATTTCGTTCATTTCAAATCTCCCATGAAACCAACATGAGAAGGGTGGGCAAGAACAATAGCATCAGATGCGTGACGTTGGGGTGTAGGTAGCATGGGCACGAAGGTGTTGGGCAGCGGCTGGTCATAGAGGTAGTGGTAGGCAGATCTCTGAAATCCTAAATCTAATCAATGGCGAAAACGCCCCGATGACGAGACGAGAAACACCAACAGACCTATAGCATCTGCAGGTGAATCAACATCGAAACAGTCCACATCCTAACGTTACCCTAAAAATCCGAACAAAACAACCACAATATTCTCTAAAACACCATAAATCAGAACGAATTCGATAACAGAACTAGGAGAGCGTGCAGAGGAGAATATGGAAACTCGATGTAGACGAATGGAGTAGACGAGCAACAAGAACTAGGGGCGAGCGACGAAGGGGCGGAAGAAGCAGAGCTAGGCGGAGACTCGAACGCTCGGGGCGAATGGAGCATGACCAGATACCAACATGCGCCGGCCCAAACAATGCGCTGGGGGTGTGCGGCACTCCGTATACACCGACTTGGTCGGTGTCTAGGATATGcgtcagaaaagagcttgatgtctatgcacgcttctactcttgttgacagtgttgggcctccaagtgcagaggcttgtagaacagcagcaagtttcccttaagtggatcacccaaggtttatcgaacttagggaggtagaggtcaaagatatccctctcgagcaaccctgcaattattcTACAAAAagtcttttgtgtccccaacacacccaatacactagtcaggtgtataggtgcactagttcggcgaagagatagtgaaatacaagtaatatggatgattatgagtggtaattgcaatctgaaataaaaatggcaacaagcaaatatgtagcagaactggttgtaaacggtgtttcaatgcttggaaacaaggcctagggatcatactttcactagtggacactctcaacaatgatatcataattgaatacataaatattatctcttcactatgctactctgaaccactctctggtaggataacgaacaccaattcactgcgtagggctgcataagcactccttaaagttcgcgttcccaacctatggacaccccacgctatcactttgagcaaAGAAAGTTTAGTCTAAgagacaaacacggtgtgcacactgtcaccttcagacCGTGGGACAAGGTatccctggagatcacataataaaaccacttgagcagcataatagttgaagaataatatctgcttattcaactagattacaaagctcacgatcacataatgatcacaccatgggagggaGTGATAGACCACATAACTACCGATAAatccctcagcctcgagggagaactactccctcctcatcatgggagtcagaaacggcgatgaagatggcggtggagtagatggagatggctctgggggcaattcaccgtcccggcagggtgccggaacagagacttctatcccccgaaacttgtcttcgatggcggcggagctacagaacttttcgtggacggaggctggatgatttagggttttctcgTTGGGAGGaaacttataggcggaagggcgaggtcggtgggcgcccgagggccccacaccatgcctaggtgcggccggaggtgggcccgcgcctacgggtggtgtggccacctcggtgccctcctccgtctctgctctggactctgtcttcgtgccggggaaaataggaggtttggcttttgtttcgtccaattctgaaaatatttcctgtacaacttttctgaaatacaaaacagcagaaaacaggaactaacactgtggcatcttgtcaataggttagttccggaaaatgcataaaagtgccacgaagtgtaaacaaaaaatatagaaattggtgtaaaacaaacatggagcatcaaaaattatagatacgtttgcaacgtatcaaccgccatgaacttggcgaGGGTGGGGAAACCCAGGATGGCATTATAGGGCAGCCCAATATGCGCAACGTCGAAGTCGATGAGCTCCGTACGATAGTTGCTGCGGGAACCGAATGTCACAGGGAGTCGCACTTGGCCGATGGGCACGGTGGATCCCAAAGTGACTCCCGAGAATGGTATCGTGGGCTTCAGTCGATCAAAAGAAAGCTACATCTTCTCAAAGGTCTCCAGCGGCAGAACACTCTACCCGGCTCCTCCGTCAATCAGAGTCTTGGAGACAACAATGTTGTTGATGACGGGAGTGCACATGAGGGGGATGTCCCCTACTGTCCCGACATACTTGGGGTGGTCTTCTGCGCCGAAAGAAACAGGAAACTGTGACCATTTGAGCTTGGCAGGATTCTAACCTGGGCGAGCGGCCGCGACCTCTCGGACGAGCTGCTTGAAATGCCTCGCGGAGGTTGGCGCTTGAGCCCCACCGAGGATGCAGCAGATAGCGCCCCTCGGCTCCTGGTAGCCCCCAGCACCATCTTCAGGATGGTCTCTCCCATCGGTGAGGCGTGGGTGGGCGGGCGGCATTTGCCTGGTTATTGCCCCTGCTCTGGTCACTGTTCCAGTTTCCGCCTCCACAACCTCCCCCACGCCTGCCGACGTGCCCATCAGAACGCTTCTCTTTTCTCTGACTGCCCCGCTATTCAGGGATCTTCTAGATCTCGTAGCAGTTGTCGGTGGAGTGGCCAGACTTGCGGTGATAGGTACAGAACGGGTGCCCATCAGCTCCAGCGTTCTCCCCCTCCGTTCCGCGCTGAAACTTCTGATGGAGCTCGGCAGCCAAGACCGTGACAGTCTTGCGCTTGACGTCCTTGGAGAAGCTCTTCCCTTTGGAGGAGGACGGTGTGTTACGGGCCTCTTGTTGGTCCCGGATGAACAGCCGCCCTGCCTCCACTTTGGCACATTTGTCGGCCATGACGAAGAGCTCAGTCGTGGACTCGAGCTCGTCATGCATGGCGAGCTTCTCCCTCATTCGCAGATCGGTGACGCCTTCGGTGAAGGCGGAGATGATGTTGGCTTGCGAAATCCTGGGTATCTTCGCATGTGGAGCGATCATGTTCGTGAAAGGTGAACTCAGTCACCGAAGATAAGAATGAAGTCCTAAGGGAAAAAGTAGATGATCTCATTTGCATGATAAAATATAATGAAGGTAAATCCATCTTTGATGCTAATGTTGAGAACGTAAATTTTATTTCACACAATAATTCATACCCTGCATGGATGAAAAAAATCTAGAATTCCAATTTCCAAAAACTATATTCTAATCCTATAGGATCATTTAATAAGTAT encodes:
- the LOC124658013 gene encoding NAC domain-containing protein 22-like, encoding MGSLSVPMENWQQDYPALNTDPSGADHLKMIEHLRQIRAGPVVEELDITKLPPWDLRRCFPLLSKHLLGTRAKEWETQHGPWKFKTGSFSVVLGGHDMLSVGAKRTMEFYQNGTATDWAMDQYFGLARMMGRLVMEDDVTLCHVYQQKRKGPLTEREYSAPMENLGGNFAIEGYDVDALLACLPPSFHENRTNQNHQAANNQEAAVLPKPKRKSDVWNDFTEIYVKDLDGKLKQEYAMCNFCHMLLIAPSSHGTNTLWKHTGSCRCKRQTQ